Part of the Ammospiza nelsoni isolate bAmmNel1 chromosome 6, bAmmNel1.pri, whole genome shotgun sequence genome is shown below.
aggtagctggctgggcacagcaggccGGGGAGGTCCCTGCTGCCACTCGACAAGCATTGCTCCtaagctgcagcccagcacctgGCCAAAatgtgggctgggggaggctgggtGCCTGGCAACCACAGCAGTAAGATTCcattctccttccctttccagctGGAGCTCCACCCCCAAGACATGGCCTCAGCCATTGCTGTCCCAGGTAAGCACTAGTCCCACAATCTTTTTTGGGGGAGGACACCCACTAGGCTCAGCTGGGAGTGATTTTGTGGCTGTGAGACATCCTACCCACTGTGCTCCCCCTCAGGAAGCACTGACCCCATAGAGCTCTCGAttctggaggagctgctgcagcagtgtgaCATCTCTCCCCGTGACCTTGACTCGCTGGCCCCATCCTGGGTGCCCGCAGGTGAGACCAGCTCTGCTCGTGGGGTGCAGGGTTGGTGACTGCTTGGGTGAGTGATCCCAGCACCTTCTCACAGGTGGTTTCCCTGCAGGGGACACTCCCCACCAGGACATTGTGCTCCAGCCTCACCAGGACACCCTGCTCCAGCCTTACACAGACACCAGCCAGAACAGCTGCTTCCCTCCCACGACATTTCCACAGTGGGTGCCCACGGTGGAGCAACCCACCTTGGACACCTACCAACCAATGGGCCTCATGCCACCAGAGGAGACAGGTGGGTGCCGTGGGACAGGATctggccctggctgtgggaaTGCCATAATGGGGTGGGAACAGGCCAGGGTGGCATCTGGAATGGTGATACAGTGCTgctcatctccagctgcaggggcCATGCCACCGCTGTGCCACCTGACGGAGGGCACGGTCCCCATGCAGTACGCAGCAGAGGCGACAGTGTTCGTGCCCACCGCCAGCCCcgtgccacagccacagctgctggtggaTAACACAGGTGAAGGTTATCAATTATTAATAgctataaattattattaagaGTAATTAACAGTTATTAACAGTTATTAGCAGTAAATATGCTTGGGGGGTGCTTTGGGGAAGGGGAACGTTTCGGTTTGGAGGATGCAGCTGCTGATCACTTCCTGGTGCAGATGACATCATGTCCATCCTGGATGTCACCATCTACTACCGGGGGAAGGAGCTCCACCGGGAGGTGGTGAAGGGCAGCCGCTGCCTGCTGACGTACCAGCACCCCAGCCAGCCGTGGCCCTGGCACGTGGTGCACTTCCCCAGCCCCGCCGGCCTGCCCGACCGCAAGCAGCGGCGCATCAccgaggagctgctggccatcgcggggctgcagctggagctacGTGCCCCCAAGGTCTTTGCCACCCGCCGGGAGAAGTGCAAGGTGTTCTGGGCCTTGTCCCGGCAGCTCGAGGGGGGCGAGGAGCCCCCACCCAACCTGCTCTGCCGGGACCAGGAAACGCCCATCTTTGACTTCAATGAGTTTTGCATAGGTGTGTAGGGGTGTCACGTAGTTCCCCGTGTGTTTTTACCTGCCCAGCCTGGTTTGGGGCTCATGGGAGCCAGCCCCAGCATGTTACAAGCATCCaaaccctcccagcccctctgtgcccccaggctCACCGCAAAGCTGAGCCCTGTTTTGCCTCACAGAGCTGAGGGACTTCCGCAACGGCCAAAGGCGGCGATCCCCTGACTTCACCATCTACCTCTGCTTTGGGCAGGCCTTCTCCAATGCCAAGCCTAAGGAGTCCAAGCTCATCCTGGTCAAGGTGCAGTAGCCAAAACCCACCACTatcccactgctgcccagggaaggggagagacTCATGGAGGCCAGGGGAGCTGGGACTCTGGGTGCCTGAGGAGGGGGACCCTCGAGGTCGAGTTGGGTGGGAGATGGAGGGACTGGGTGCCTGAAGAGGGACCCCTGGGGACTGAGGCAGGTGGGATTCTgggtgcccagggatggggactcctaGGTGATAGAGAGGTGATGGAGTTTCCTCAGGGACTGGGCAGGGGGAGCCTCAGGGGCCAGGGGAGGCGAGTTCTTGGGTGCACAAGGAGGGAGGCCCTCAGTGTGCAGTGGAGATGGAGATTTGGGAGCTCTCAGGATCTGGAGCAGATGGACATCTGGATACCCAAGGTGGGGGTACCTTGGGGGCTGAAAGAGGTGGGGGAATTGAATGACAGGGGAGGGAGACCCTTGGTGCCATGAGGGGCTGCATGACCAGGGTGGGAACCCTTGGGGACCAGGGAAAACATGGGTGGAGAATGGGCCAGAGAGCACTCAGGGTCTGGGTGGGATGGTGTGGaaggcagctgcccagggacagggaccctcACAGGTTGGGGCATTCAAAGGGTGCCCCAGACATCTTCTCCCTCCAGGAGGAGAGGGTCATGCAGGTTTTGCAGCTATATCAGGCAGCTGCCCCTAACCCCGatgttttgctgctgcagctggtgccCAAGTTCTGTGAGTACTGGTAcgagcaggtgctgcaggagggagcctCCTCCTTGGACAGCCGCACCAtcagcctgcagctctccaaCTCCTTCGACCTCATGGAGCTCATCGAGCAGTACAACAtgcagctgggctgagccctcCTGCCCCGCTCCCCATGGCCCTGGCACGGGCAGCAGGACCACTGGGCATGCCAGGCTCTGCAAACCAGCACCCCCCAACCTGAGGACGACTTCAGTGACCAGTCCTGGAGCTCACacattccttttcctctctgtcagcTTCTAGTGGGTGTTTCTGTGGAGTGTGGTAATTTACAGatgtattttcttattttttccaagttaaaagaaatatatatagaaatgtAGTTCTCTCTTGCCTGGATATCTGCCTCTGCTATCAGTCTGAAATCTTCACCACCCCCTTCTACCCCCAAAACCATGGGAGCCCGTGCCCAGCCTTGTCTCAGCAAAGTCCCTGCTGGCAGGGGTGGGCTGGTATCAAAGAGCTTTATCAGCACCTTCTTCCCCTTAAATTTGAGTGGATGAG
Proteins encoded:
- the IRF7 gene encoding interferon regulatory factor 7 isoform X5, giving the protein MAAQEKEGEAQKLRFGQWLLNAINSGCYRGLRWIDSAHTIFRVPWKHNARKDITSSDLEVFKGWAKVSGRYEEGSEDPAKWKTNFRCALSSTHLFKLEQDHSKRGDDPHKVFSIVSATLQDSKDGDSNIPNPVVDQKAAQQQLQLELHPQDMASAIAVPGSTDPIELSILEELLQQCDISPRDLDSLAPSWVPAGDTPHQDIVLQPHQDTLLQPYTDTSQNSCFPPTTFPQWVPTVEQPTLDTYQPMGLMPPEETDDIMSILDVTIYYRGKELHREVVKGSRCLLTYQHPSQPWPWHVVHFPSPAGLPDRKQRRITEELLAIAGLQLELRAPKVFATRREKCKVFWALSRQLEGGEEPPPNLLCRDQETPIFDFNEFCIELRDFRNGQRRRSPDFTIYLCFGQAFSNAKPKESKLILVKLVPKFCEYWYEQVLQEGASSLDSRTISLQLSNSFDLMELIEQYNMQLG
- the IRF7 gene encoding interferon regulatory factor 7 isoform X1 — translated: MAAQEKEGEAQKLRFGQWLLNAINSGCYRGLRWIDSAHTIFRVPWKHNARKDITSSDLEVFKGWAKVSGRYEEGSEDPAKWKTNFRCALSSTHLFKLEQDHSKRGDDPHKVFSIVSATLQDSKDGDSNIPNPVVDQKAAQQQLQLELHPQDMASAIAVPGSTDPIELSILEELLQQCDISPRDLDSLAPSWVPAGGFPAGDTPHQDIVLQPHQDTLLQPYTDTSQNSCFPPTTFPQWVPTVEQPTLDTYQPMGLMPPEETAAGAMPPLCHLTEGTVPMQYAAEATVFVPTASPVPQPQLLVDNTDDIMSILDVTIYYRGKELHREVVKGSRCLLTYQHPSQPWPWHVVHFPSPAGLPDRKQRRITEELLAIAGLQLELRAPKVFATRREKCKVFWALSRQLEGGEEPPPNLLCRDQETPIFDFNEFCIELRDFRNGQRRRSPDFTIYLCFGQAFSNAKPKESKLILVKLVPKFCEYWYEQVLQEGASSLDSRTISLQLSNSFDLMELIEQYNMQLG
- the IRF7 gene encoding interferon regulatory factor 7 isoform X2, with the protein product MAAQEKEGEAQKLRFGQWLLNAINSGCYRGLRWIDSAHTIFRVPWKHNARKDITSSDLEVFKGWAKVSGRYEEGSEDPAKWKTNFRCALSSTHLFKLEQDHSKRGDDPHKVFSIVSATLQDSKDGDSNIPNPVVDQKAAQQQLQLELHPQDMASAIAVPGSTDPIELSILEELLQQCDISPRDLDSLAPSWVPAGGFPAGDTPHQDIVLQPHQDTLLQPYTDTSQNSCFPPTTFPQWVPTVEQPTLDTYQPMGLMPPEETGAMPPLCHLTEGTVPMQYAAEATVFVPTASPVPQPQLLVDNTDDIMSILDVTIYYRGKELHREVVKGSRCLLTYQHPSQPWPWHVVHFPSPAGLPDRKQRRITEELLAIAGLQLELRAPKVFATRREKCKVFWALSRQLEGGEEPPPNLLCRDQETPIFDFNEFCIELRDFRNGQRRRSPDFTIYLCFGQAFSNAKPKESKLILVKLVPKFCEYWYEQVLQEGASSLDSRTISLQLSNSFDLMELIEQYNMQLG
- the IRF7 gene encoding interferon regulatory factor 7 isoform X4, producing MAAQEKEGEAQKLRFGQWLLNAINSGCYRGLRWIDSAHTIFRVPWKHNARKDITSSDLEVFKGWAKVSGRYEEGSEDPAKWKTNFRCALSSTHLFKLEQDHSKRGDDPHKVFSIVSATLQDSKDGDSNIPNPVVDQKAAQQQLQLELHPQDMASAIAVPGSTDPIELSILEELLQQCDISPRDLDSLAPSWVPAGGFPAGDTPHQDIVLQPHQDTLLQPYTDTSQNSCFPPTTFPQWVPTVEQPTLDTYQPMGLMPPEETDDIMSILDVTIYYRGKELHREVVKGSRCLLTYQHPSQPWPWHVVHFPSPAGLPDRKQRRITEELLAIAGLQLELRAPKVFATRREKCKVFWALSRQLEGGEEPPPNLLCRDQETPIFDFNEFCIELRDFRNGQRRRSPDFTIYLCFGQAFSNAKPKESKLILVKLVPKFCEYWYEQVLQEGASSLDSRTISLQLSNSFDLMELIEQYNMQLG
- the IRF7 gene encoding interferon regulatory factor 7 isoform X3, translated to MAAQEKEGEAQKLRFGQWLLNAINSGCYRGLRWIDSAHTIFRVPWKHNARKDITSSDLEVFKGWAKVSGRYEEGSEDPAKWKTNFRCALSSTHLFKLEQDHSKRGDDPHKVFSIVSATLQDSKDGDSNIPNPVVDQKAAQQQLQLELHPQDMASAIAVPGSTDPIELSILEELLQQCDISPRDLDSLAPSWVPAGDTPHQDIVLQPHQDTLLQPYTDTSQNSCFPPTTFPQWVPTVEQPTLDTYQPMGLMPPEETAAGAMPPLCHLTEGTVPMQYAAEATVFVPTASPVPQPQLLVDNTDDIMSILDVTIYYRGKELHREVVKGSRCLLTYQHPSQPWPWHVVHFPSPAGLPDRKQRRITEELLAIAGLQLELRAPKVFATRREKCKVFWALSRQLEGGEEPPPNLLCRDQETPIFDFNEFCIELRDFRNGQRRRSPDFTIYLCFGQAFSNAKPKESKLILVKLVPKFCEYWYEQVLQEGASSLDSRTISLQLSNSFDLMELIEQYNMQLG
- the IRF7 gene encoding interferon regulatory factor 7 isoform X6; this encodes MAAQEKEGEAQKLRFGQWLLNAINSGCYRGLRWIDSAHTIFRVPWKHNARKDITSSDLEVFKGWAKVSGRYEEGSEDPAKWKTNFRCALSSTHLFKLEQDHSKRGDDPHKVFSIVSATLQDSKDGDSNIPNPVVDQKAAQQQLQLELHPQDMASAIAVPGSTDPIELSILEELLQQCDISPRDLDSLAPSWVPAGGFPAGDTPHQDIVLQPHQDTLLQPYTDTSQNSCFPPTTFPQWVPTVEQPTLDTYQPMGLMPPEETAAGAMPPLCHLTEGTVPMQYAAEATVFVPTASPVPQPQLLVDNTDDIMSILDVTIYYRGKELHREVVKGSRCLLTYQHPSQPWPWHVVHFPSPAGLPDRKQRRITEELLAIAGLQLELRAPKVFATRREKCKVFWALSRQLEGGEEPPPNLLCRDQETPIFDFNEFCIGSPQS